A region from the Xanthocytophaga agilis genome encodes:
- the queA gene encoding tRNA preQ1(34) S-adenosylmethionine ribosyltransferase-isomerase QueA, whose translation MKLSEFKFDLPASLIANYPAENRDEARLMVVNRQTKTIEHRVFKDIIDYFGDGDMMVVNDTKVFPARLYGNKEKTGAKIEVFLLRELNREAHLWDVLVDPARKIRVGNKLYFGDGDLVAEVIDNTTSRGRTIRFLYDGTPEDFYHTIESLGETPLPKIIKRKVEPEDRDRYQTIFAENKGAVAAPTAGLHFTKQVVRRLEIKGVHLAPITLHVGLGTFRPVDVEDLTKHKMDSENFNVPASTADAVNVALDNKKKVCAIGTTTMRTLESSVSANGRLKPNQGWTDKFIFPPYDFKITNAMVTNFHLPESTLFMMTAAFGGFDFIHHCYQTAIKEKYRFFTYGDAMLIL comes from the coding sequence ATGAAGCTCTCTGAGTTTAAGTTTGATCTTCCTGCGAGCCTGATTGCCAATTATCCTGCCGAAAATCGGGACGAAGCTCGGCTTATGGTTGTTAATCGCCAGACCAAAACTATCGAACATCGCGTGTTCAAAGACATCATCGACTATTTTGGTGATGGTGATATGATGGTGGTGAACGATACTAAAGTATTTCCTGCCCGTTTGTATGGTAACAAAGAAAAGACAGGGGCAAAAATTGAGGTTTTCCTATTACGGGAATTAAATCGTGAAGCTCATTTATGGGATGTACTTGTAGATCCTGCACGTAAAATTCGTGTAGGTAATAAGTTATATTTCGGAGATGGAGATTTGGTTGCCGAGGTGATCGATAATACTACTTCCCGTGGCCGTACTATTCGTTTTTTGTATGATGGTACTCCGGAAGATTTCTATCATACAATTGAATCATTGGGTGAAACCCCGCTGCCAAAAATTATCAAGCGGAAGGTAGAACCTGAAGATCGTGACCGCTATCAGACTATTTTTGCTGAAAATAAAGGAGCTGTCGCTGCTCCAACTGCTGGCTTGCATTTTACCAAGCAGGTTGTACGTCGTCTGGAAATCAAAGGTGTGCATCTGGCTCCCATTACATTGCATGTGGGTTTAGGTACATTTCGTCCGGTAGATGTAGAAGATTTGACCAAGCACAAAATGGATTCTGAAAACTTCAATGTACCTGCTTCTACAGCAGATGCAGTAAATGTGGCACTGGACAATAAAAAGAAAGTATGTGCTATTGGCACTACTACCATGCGTACACTTGAATCCTCTGTATCTGCTAATGGACGTTTGAAGCCTAATCAGGGATGGACAGATAAGTTTATCTTTCCTCCATATGATTTCAAAATTACCAATGCAATGGTAACTAACTTCCATCTGCCTGAGTCTACTTTGTTTATGATGACAGCAGCTTTCGGGGGATTTGATTTTATCCATCATTGCTATCAGACTGCGATCAAAGAAAAATATCGTTTCTTTACCTATGGTGATGCAATGCTGATTCTATAA
- a CDS encoding DUF6150 family protein → MKTLALYFSLLTIGIICSSSVPANTTPKKLSIDYCEVYGAIYLEKDRSFADVRVYIEESEGLAKMQVFKEDNALYADKPGIWYITKNRNLANYRVYIEENRSFAQFSIYYIDNPSFAGCR, encoded by the coding sequence ATGAAAACCTTAGCTCTGTATTTCTCTCTTCTGACAATTGGTATTATCTGTTCTTCGTCAGTTCCTGCTAATACTACTCCTAAAAAACTTTCTATTGATTATTGCGAGGTCTATGGTGCCATTTATCTGGAAAAGGATCGGTCTTTTGCAGATGTGCGTGTATATATCGAAGAAAGTGAAGGATTAGCTAAAATGCAGGTCTTTAAGGAAGATAATGCCTTGTATGCTGATAAACCTGGAATCTGGTATATTACCAAGAACCGTAACCTGGCCAATTATCGTGTCTATATTGAAGAAAATCGATCATTTGCTCAGTTTTCTATCTATTACATTGACAATCCCTCATTTGCTGGCTGCCGGTAA
- a CDS encoding nitronate monooxygenase, translating to MTWNNSLTQLLYIDYPIVQAPMLGVSTPEMAAAASNAGALGSLAIGGLSPETAQQLIRKVKALTNKPFAVNLFAHPIPDQFSIDEFSQMNTFLEKLCKENGVPYTPLTIENVRFYSYKDQLDILLEENTGIISFTFGILTDEEIRLLKSKGTILIATVTSVKEARLVAATDIDIITIQGIEAGGHRGTFLEHDHLPMVGLLPLLSQVRDVTNKPLLAAGGIYNKAGIDAILALGAHGVQIGSLFLASTESAAIESYKDAIQQSVAEDSILTQSFSGRWARGLPNLYTQAVDSSGISIPPYPVQNSLTAAIRELARKTNNSQFLSLWAGQNASKAPRRTTSEIIRQLLEGN from the coding sequence ATGACCTGGAACAACTCCTTAACCCAGCTATTATACATTGATTATCCAATTGTACAAGCTCCTATGCTGGGCGTTTCCACTCCTGAAATGGCTGCTGCCGCTTCCAATGCAGGTGCGCTAGGTTCTCTGGCAATAGGTGGACTGTCTCCTGAAACAGCTCAGCAATTGATTCGAAAGGTCAAAGCACTTACCAATAAACCATTTGCGGTTAACCTGTTTGCACATCCAATTCCAGATCAGTTCTCAATAGATGAGTTTTCTCAAATGAATACTTTTCTGGAAAAACTCTGTAAAGAAAATGGAGTACCGTATACACCTCTTACGATTGAAAATGTGCGGTTTTACTCTTATAAAGACCAACTGGATATCCTATTGGAAGAGAATACAGGGATTATCAGCTTTACATTCGGAATCCTCACGGATGAAGAAATTCGTTTACTAAAATCAAAAGGAACTATTCTTATAGCAACAGTAACCAGCGTAAAAGAAGCCAGACTGGTAGCTGCGACAGATATTGATATCATTACAATACAGGGAATAGAAGCAGGTGGTCATCGGGGTACTTTTCTGGAACATGACCATTTACCAATGGTAGGACTGCTGCCATTACTGTCACAGGTTAGAGATGTTACCAACAAGCCACTACTGGCTGCCGGAGGTATTTATAATAAGGCAGGTATTGATGCGATATTGGCACTAGGGGCACACGGTGTACAAATCGGTAGTTTATTTTTAGCAAGTACGGAAAGTGCTGCGATTGAGTCATACAAAGATGCCATACAACAATCAGTAGCAGAAGACTCGATCCTTACCCAATCCTTTTCAGGACGATGGGCTCGTGGCCTTCCGAATCTGTATACCCAAGCTGTAGACTCCTCAGGTATATCCATTCCTCCTTATCCGGTTCAGAATAGCCTCACTGCAGCGATACGTGAACTAGCCAGAAAGACAAACAATAGCCAGTTTCTCTCTCTATGGGCAGGACAAAATGCATCGAAAGCACCCAGAAGGACTACATCTGAGATTATTCGTCAGTTGTTAGAAGGAAATTAA
- the prmA gene encoding 50S ribosomal protein L11 methyltransferase, with protein MDFIELKVFVSPEWAEIIIAELAEIGYESFVEFDEGIIAYVQKLQFNEELWQSVVEKYTDFVTIDYTIAEMQRKNWNEEWEKNYQPIVIDDQCIVKASFHQIEEKYPYEITINPQMSFGTGHHETTTLILQSQLQLEHEGLKVMDAGSGTGILAIMAQKRGAVLIDAFDIDEWAVTNAVENCQLNQSDKVRVQQGTISTVQLEDVYDIILANINRNILLDEMPLYASKLTTNGTLLLSGFYEQDIPELEKRASEFQLIKKQQTSKHQWASLWFEKR; from the coding sequence TTGGATTTCATTGAGTTAAAAGTTTTCGTATCGCCTGAATGGGCAGAGATTATTATCGCCGAACTAGCTGAAATTGGCTATGAATCGTTTGTAGAGTTCGACGAAGGCATTATTGCCTATGTACAAAAGTTGCAGTTTAATGAAGAATTATGGCAGTCAGTTGTTGAAAAATACACTGATTTTGTGACAATTGACTATACAATTGCAGAGATGCAACGTAAGAATTGGAACGAAGAGTGGGAAAAAAATTATCAACCTATTGTAATCGATGATCAATGTATTGTAAAAGCATCATTTCATCAGATTGAAGAAAAGTATCCCTATGAGATCACTATCAACCCTCAGATGTCATTTGGTACAGGGCATCATGAAACTACTACACTGATTCTTCAAAGTCAGTTACAGTTAGAACATGAAGGATTAAAAGTGATGGATGCAGGTAGCGGAACAGGTATTCTGGCTATTATGGCTCAGAAAAGAGGTGCAGTTCTGATAGATGCTTTTGATATAGATGAATGGGCGGTAACCAATGCTGTAGAAAATTGTCAGTTGAACCAATCTGACAAAGTTCGCGTACAGCAAGGAACGATCTCCACTGTACAACTGGAAGATGTTTACGATATTATATTGGCTAACATTAATCGTAATATTTTATTGGATGAAATGCCATTGTATGCCAGTAAGTTAACAACCAATGGTACATTGTTGCTAAGTGGTTTTTATGAACAGGATATCCCTGAACTTGAAAAAAGAGCTAGTGAATTTCAGTTAATTAAGAAACAACAGACCTCAAAACACCAATGGGCGTCTTTGTGGTTTGAAAAAAGATAA
- a CDS encoding HAD domain-containing protein, whose amino-acid sequence MINKHKNTIVTPWYIFLDIDGVLITTPIWKPDVLHEDGYSDFRQDCVKNFNELVQQIDARIVVTSSRRHTKNRDELALIFQNREIYTPIEALLPIYTEANNRKEELTLFILQNRYEKYIIVDDDLSLHELEPTIKQNCIITTYSKGFDREALATAQLLISG is encoded by the coding sequence ATGATAAATAAACATAAAAATACTATTGTTACCCCTTGGTATATATTTCTGGATATAGATGGAGTATTGATTACAACACCTATCTGGAAGCCGGATGTGTTGCATGAGGATGGGTATTCAGATTTTCGCCAGGACTGTGTAAAGAATTTCAATGAACTGGTGCAACAAATAGATGCTCGCATTGTGGTTACTTCTTCACGCAGGCATACCAAAAACAGAGACGAACTAGCTCTTATATTTCAAAACAGAGAAATTTACACTCCAATAGAAGCATTATTGCCCATATATACAGAAGCAAATAATAGAAAAGAAGAATTAACGTTATTTATATTACAGAACCGGTATGAGAAGTACATTATTGTAGATGATGATTTGTCATTGCATGAACTTGAACCAACTATAAAGCAGAATTGTATAATTACAACCTATTCCAAAGGATTTGATAGGGAAGCTTTGGCTACTGCACAATTGCTCATTTCAGGCTGA
- a CDS encoding glutamate--tRNA ligase family protein: MSATKLSGNFLKPFHSRIAPTPSGFLHIGNVFSFVITWLLVRKTQGSLLLRIDDLDYDRVRPEYIKDIFETLDWLGLDWDHGPQGVDDFNNHYSQIHRLDMYQALLTKLVKDPVVVYACDCSRTRIQELGSYTNICRYRHLPLDNNDSAWRMWVSDDTHVCWNELHQGTTHVECRSVTEQIGDFVVKRRNGQPAYQVASLADDLYFGSNCIVRGKDLLPSTTAQLWMAGLLAQTSFSGSVFYHHPVVMDVSGQKLSKSAGAMSVRSLRETSVQAGVVFRNLARSMGIPYEDIFTAQDLLQQFNFQLPQTLSPDLTL, from the coding sequence ATGTCCGCAACAAAGTTATCTGGCAATTTTTTAAAACCTTTTCATTCCCGAATTGCACCCACTCCCAGTGGTTTTCTGCATATTGGGAATGTTTTTTCATTTGTTATCACCTGGCTACTGGTTCGTAAAACACAGGGAAGCTTACTACTTCGTATTGATGATCTGGATTATGACCGGGTAAGACCTGAGTATATCAAAGATATATTTGAAACGCTAGACTGGCTTGGTCTGGATTGGGATCATGGTCCGCAAGGAGTGGATGACTTCAATAATCATTATTCGCAGATTCACAGACTGGATATGTATCAGGCTTTGTTGACTAAACTGGTCAAAGATCCTGTTGTGGTATATGCTTGTGATTGTTCCCGAACCAGAATACAGGAACTTGGTAGTTATACGAATATATGCCGTTATCGGCATCTGCCACTGGATAATAACGATAGTGCATGGCGTATGTGGGTATCTGATGATACACATGTTTGCTGGAATGAACTACATCAGGGAACCACTCATGTAGAATGTAGGTCTGTAACAGAACAGATTGGAGATTTTGTAGTGAAACGACGAAATGGGCAACCTGCCTATCAGGTAGCTTCGCTGGCAGATGATCTGTATTTTGGTAGTAATTGTATTGTGCGAGGAAAGGATTTGTTGCCTTCCACTACTGCCCAACTCTGGATGGCAGGTTTGTTGGCGCAAACAAGCTTCTCGGGGTCTGTCTTTTATCATCATCCTGTGGTAATGGATGTATCTGGACAAAAATTATCCAAGTCGGCAGGAGCCATGTCTGTTCGGTCTTTGCGTGAGACTTCTGTACAGGCTGGAGTTGTCTTTCGCAATTTGGCTCGAAGTATGGGAATACCGTATGAGGACATCTTTACTGCCCAGGATTTGTTACAACAATTTAACTTTCAATTACCCCAAACACTTTCTCCTGATCTGACTCTATGA
- a CDS encoding Crp/Fnr family transcriptional regulator, with the protein MNKIELLAHALQTFSGMDQEAFDLSVPFWQERSYDKGEFYNEYKNVCRHLGFVIDGVFRTYYIHSDTGEEKNAFFFSKNQIIVSYKSFINQAPCNYYTASLTNSTILYIGYEQLMHLYSQSHQWERLGRLIAESAFNTSMGRAEDFMFRTPEQRYQDLVEMHPDIFNNVPLYHIASYLGIQGPSLSRIRKRMAQR; encoded by the coding sequence ATGAATAAAATAGAGTTGCTTGCCCATGCCTTACAGACATTTTCAGGAATGGATCAGGAAGCATTTGATTTGTCAGTGCCTTTCTGGCAGGAACGTAGTTATGACAAAGGCGAGTTCTATAATGAGTATAAAAATGTATGTCGACATCTGGGATTTGTTATTGATGGCGTTTTCAGGACCTACTATATTCATTCTGATACCGGAGAAGAGAAAAATGCATTCTTCTTTTCCAAAAATCAGATCATAGTTTCCTACAAGAGCTTTATCAACCAGGCTCCATGCAATTATTATACGGCTAGTCTGACAAATTCAACCATTCTCTATATTGGGTATGAGCAACTGATGCATCTGTATTCACAATCTCATCAATGGGAAAGGCTAGGGCGACTGATTGCCGAATCTGCTTTCAATACCTCCATGGGGCGAGCCGAAGATTTTATGTTTCGTACACCTGAACAACGCTATCAGGATCTGGTTGAAATGCATCCGGATATTTTTAATAATGTTCCATTATATCATATTGCTTCTTATTTAGGTATTCAGGGGCCTTCACTAAGCCGTATTCGCAAACGCATGGCACAACGTTAA
- the pth gene encoding aminoacyl-tRNA hydrolase, with amino-acid sequence MKYLIAGLGNIGPEYELTRHNIGFLVVDQLADKIGTDFTMDRLAYRAEGRYKGKTLIIIKPTTYMNLSGKAVNYWLKTEKIPLENLLVITDDLALDYGKIRVRGKGSHGGHNGFRDIEAVLQTQEYARLRFGIGSTFSKGKQVDYVLGNFSKDEFAELPLHIDKACDAVFSFCTAGLSQTMTQFNS; translated from the coding sequence ATGAAATATTTGATTGCAGGGTTAGGAAATATAGGCCCGGAGTACGAATTAACACGACATAATATTGGCTTTCTGGTGGTAGATCAACTGGCCGACAAAATAGGTACAGATTTTACAATGGATCGGCTGGCCTATCGGGCAGAAGGTCGTTACAAGGGAAAAACGTTGATTATCATAAAACCTACCACTTATATGAATCTGAGTGGTAAAGCTGTCAATTACTGGTTGAAAACCGAAAAGATTCCTCTTGAGAACCTATTGGTTATTACAGATGATCTGGCTCTGGACTATGGCAAGATACGTGTACGTGGTAAAGGGTCACATGGTGGTCATAATGGATTCAGAGATATAGAGGCTGTACTTCAGACACAAGAGTATGCCCGTTTGCGTTTTGGTATTGGCAGCACCTTTTCCAAAGGCAAACAGGTAGATTATGTGTTGGGAAACTTCTCAAAAGACGAATTTGCGGAACTGCCTTTGCATATTGATAAGGCCTGTGATGCGGTATTTTCATTCTGTACAGCAGGATTGTCTCAAACTATGACACAGTTTAACTCCTAG
- a CDS encoding alpha/beta hydrolase codes for MSDFTFGGSSLHYNCTGSGKRVLWVFHGFGQTLRNMDVLVQQLSEQFTVYSFDLFFHGQSVWGHKENLLSKLHWKELLETFLTQEKIDKFSVLGFSMGGKFALATLESFPERIEELILIAPDGVKTNFWYSLATYPSWAKKAFRGVVIRPRRFQQLALWMRRLRVVDKGVVRFAQSQMNTREKRHRVYFSWMVFKELAFDMNHMAELIKQYQIGVSMFIGKYDKIITEHNMRPFLQKIPDHTFIILESGHNRLVEAVAEHYTKGFSVHKSR; via the coding sequence ATGTCCGATTTTACTTTTGGTGGTTCGTCTCTACATTATAACTGTACAGGTTCCGGAAAACGTGTGTTATGGGTGTTTCACGGATTTGGTCAGACACTCCGGAATATGGATGTACTTGTGCAGCAACTTAGTGAGCAGTTTACTGTCTACTCATTTGATTTGTTTTTTCATGGCCAAAGTGTGTGGGGACACAAGGAGAATCTGCTCTCAAAACTACATTGGAAAGAATTGCTAGAGACATTTCTTACCCAGGAAAAGATTGACAAATTTTCGGTCCTAGGATTTAGTATGGGTGGAAAGTTTGCATTGGCAACCTTGGAAAGTTTTCCTGAGCGAATAGAAGAACTAATTCTGATTGCACCTGATGGAGTGAAAACTAACTTTTGGTATAGCCTGGCTACCTACCCTTCCTGGGCAAAAAAAGCTTTCAGAGGTGTTGTGATACGACCTCGTCGGTTTCAACAACTGGCACTTTGGATGAGACGTTTGCGCGTGGTAGACAAAGGAGTCGTGCGATTTGCTCAAAGTCAGATGAATACTCGTGAAAAACGTCACAGAGTGTACTTTTCGTGGATGGTTTTTAAGGAACTAGCTTTTGACATGAACCATATGGCAGAATTGATTAAACAATATCAGATAGGAGTGAGTATGTTCATTGGGAAGTATGACAAAATTATTACAGAACATAACATGCGTCCATTTCTGCAAAAAATACCTGATCATACATTTATTATACTGGAAAGCGGGCATAACAGATTGGTTGAAGCCGTTGCTGAACATTATACCAAGGGATTTTCGGTACATAAAAGTCGGTGA
- a CDS encoding OsmC family protein produces MKFSRTASANWKGTGMEGQGTVSTQSTTLNKAQLSFKTRFADGVGTNPEELIGAAHAGCFTMKLSFVLAEKGFTADNLDTQAKVTFEDGKITAIHLDLTATIPSITEEAFQAAALEAKQNCPVSQLLNAEITLSAKLV; encoded by the coding sequence ATGAAATTCTCAAGAACTGCAAGTGCAAACTGGAAAGGAACTGGCATGGAAGGCCAGGGAACAGTATCTACTCAAAGCACAACATTGAACAAAGCACAGCTTTCATTTAAAACCCGCTTTGCAGATGGTGTGGGTACCAATCCAGAAGAATTAATTGGCGCAGCACATGCAGGATGTTTTACCATGAAACTGAGTTTTGTATTGGCCGAAAAAGGATTCACTGCTGATAATCTGGATACACAGGCAAAGGTTACATTTGAAGATGGTAAGATAACTGCTATCCATCTGGATCTGACAGCTACTATCCCTTCTATTACAGAAGAGGCATTTCAGGCAGCAGCTTTAGAAGCCAAACAAAACTGTCCGGTATCCCAATTGCTGAATGCTGAAATTACTCTTAGTGCTAAACTAGTCTAA
- a CDS encoding ABC-F family ATP-binding cassette domain-containing protein, translating into MLSINNLSFYFGGRALYQEANLHIKPKDRIGLIGLNGTGKSTLLRLIDGEYQPDEGSISKAGGCTIGFLNQDLLSYQTEDSILSVAMQAFEQENKLQQQINELLHQLEISYTDSLIDKLTRLQEQFDTLGGYTIQARAEEILEGLGFRTEELQRPLREFSGGWRMRVMLAKMLLSKPALLLLDEPTNHLDLPSIQWLEDYLSDYEGAYVIVSHDREFLDNAIETTVEVANQKLITYPGNYSFYLEEKALRNEIQRGAYENQQAKIRQTERFIERFKAKATKARQVQSRVKALDRMDMIDAVVDENVKVHFRFNFRQQSGRNVLSIEDVSKSYPQKPILKHATARIERGDKIALIGANGKGKSTLLRIVAGTENIDGKREIGHNVNFAFFAQHQLEALNVENTILDELKQAGTNKTEVELRTVLGCFLFSNDDVFKKIKVLSGGEKSRVALAKTLISEANFLLLDEPTNHLDMQSVSILIQALEQYEGTYVVISHDRHFVSHVANKIWFIEDYQIKEYPGTYDEFETWYAEREKNKATQVAPVETKSVTTKPVTSKPISADPTVTKNLQKANRRVEELEKKIAELETQKHDLEHQMAHFSAENNTEEVTRISGVYQQVMQTIDKTMEDWEMATLEVEELEKKLA; encoded by the coding sequence ATGTTATCTATAAATAATCTTTCTTTTTACTTTGGTGGGCGGGCATTGTACCAGGAGGCAAATTTACACATCAAACCCAAAGATAGAATTGGCCTCATAGGATTGAATGGAACCGGAAAATCGACATTACTACGTTTGATAGATGGTGAATATCAGCCAGATGAAGGCAGTATTTCCAAAGCGGGTGGCTGTACCATTGGCTTTCTGAATCAGGATTTACTTTCCTATCAGACTGAAGACAGCATTTTGTCAGTTGCAATGCAGGCGTTTGAACAAGAGAATAAACTTCAGCAGCAGATCAATGAGTTATTACATCAGCTGGAAATTTCCTATACGGATAGTCTGATCGATAAACTTACCCGCTTACAAGAACAGTTTGATACATTGGGAGGGTATACCATTCAGGCAAGAGCTGAAGAGATTCTGGAAGGGTTAGGTTTTCGTACAGAAGAACTGCAACGTCCTTTGCGTGAGTTTTCCGGAGGATGGCGCATGCGTGTTATGTTGGCTAAAATGCTTCTTTCCAAACCAGCTCTGCTGCTTCTGGATGAGCCTACTAACCACTTGGATCTACCCTCTATCCAATGGCTGGAAGATTACCTAAGCGACTATGAAGGTGCCTATGTAATTGTTTCTCACGATAGAGAATTTCTGGACAATGCCATTGAAACTACTGTAGAGGTGGCCAATCAGAAACTAATTACTTATCCTGGAAATTATAGCTTTTATCTGGAAGAGAAAGCTTTGCGAAATGAAATTCAGCGGGGTGCTTACGAAAATCAGCAGGCTAAGATCCGTCAGACAGAACGTTTCATTGAACGCTTCAAGGCAAAAGCAACAAAAGCGCGTCAGGTGCAATCACGTGTAAAGGCACTGGATCGAATGGATATGATCGATGCGGTTGTGGATGAAAATGTGAAAGTGCATTTTCGTTTCAACTTCCGCCAGCAAAGTGGACGCAATGTACTTTCTATTGAAGATGTAAGTAAGTCTTATCCACAGAAACCTATTCTTAAACACGCTACTGCTCGTATCGAAAGAGGTGACAAAATAGCCTTGATCGGAGCTAACGGTAAAGGAAAGTCAACCTTATTACGCATTGTTGCCGGAACGGAAAACATAGATGGAAAACGTGAGATTGGACATAACGTAAATTTTGCATTTTTTGCCCAGCATCAGTTGGAAGCATTGAATGTTGAGAATACTATCCTGGATGAACTCAAACAAGCTGGTACGAATAAAACAGAAGTAGAGCTTAGAACTGTTCTGGGGTGTTTTCTTTTTAGCAATGATGATGTGTTCAAGAAGATCAAAGTCCTTTCCGGAGGGGAGAAATCTCGTGTGGCTCTGGCTAAAACGCTGATCTCTGAGGCTAACTTTTTGCTTCTGGACGAACCTACCAACCACCTGGATATGCAGTCGGTAAGTATTCTTATTCAGGCCCTTGAACAGTATGAAGGTACGTATGTAGTCATAAGCCACGATAGACACTTTGTAAGTCATGTAGCTAATAAGATCTGGTTTATAGAAGATTATCAGATTAAAGAATATCCTGGTACCTATGACGAGTTTGAAACATGGTATGCAGAACGTGAGAAAAATAAAGCTACACAGGTGGCTCCTGTAGAAACAAAATCTGTTACTACCAAGCCTGTTACCAGTAAACCCATATCTGCTGACCCTACTGTTACTAAAAATCTTCAGAAAGCGAATCGCCGTGTAGAAGAGTTGGAGAAGAAAATTGCAGAATTGGAAACACAAAAACATGATCTGGAGCATCAGATGGCTCATTTCTCCGCTGAGAATAATACAGAAGAAGTTACCAGAATCTCAGGAGTATATCAACAGGTAATGCAGACAATAGATAAAACGATGGAAGATTGGGAAATGGCAACACTGGAAGTAGAAGAATTGGAAAAAAAGCTAGCATAG